The following proteins come from a genomic window of Parambassis ranga chromosome 4, fParRan2.1, whole genome shotgun sequence:
- the b3galt2 gene encoding beta-1,3-galactosyltransferase 2, which produces MQWRRRHCCPIKMTWTIKRSLFRTHVAGLSLALLFTIFLFFSHQDWLLGRSGPRENSLAYAVRGFRSPKGESNQSNSLRSLWRETGHAAPKPLLNLSTQQAEGAAGEAGGGVAGGGGSRMGVMGLGDSMSTNNSLQKEMGVGGRLSAQPYRYILNEPFKCRDSTPFLILLIAAEQGQVDARNAIRQTWGNESVAMGLGFVRLFLLGAGKSSDTFLQSSIEEESRVYHDIIQQDYQDTYYNLTIKTLMGMNWVATYCPHASYVMKTDSDMFVNTEYLIQKLLKPELPPKQRYFTGYLMRGYAPNRNKDSKWYMPPELYPSERYPVFCSGTGYVFSGDMAELIYQASLSIRRLHLEDVYVGICLAKLRVDPVPPPNEFLFNHWRVSYSSCKYSHLITSHQFQPNELIKYWNHLQTNKHNACINVAKEKNGRYRHRKFHGERPQ; this is translated from the coding sequence ATGCAGTGGAGACGGCGGCACTGCTGTCCCATTAAGATGACCTGGACCATTAAGCGTTCGCTCTTTAGGACCCATGTAGCCGGTCTCTCACTGGCTCTACTCTTCACCATCTTCTTATTTTTTAGCCACCAGGATTGGCTGCTGGGGCGCAGTGGGCCTCGCGAAAACTCACTGGCCTATGCTGTTAGGGGCTTTCGCAGTCCTAAGGGAGAATCCAACCAGAGCAACTCCCTGAGGAGCCTGTGGAGAGAGACAGGGCATGCAGCGCCAAAGCCTTTGCTCAATCTCAGCACTCAGCAGGCAGAGGGGGcagcaggagaagcaggaggaggagtggctgGTGGTGGAGGGTCCAGGATGGGTGTTATGGGGCTGGGGGACTCTATGAGCACTAACAACAGTTTACAGAAAGAGATGGGTGTAGGAGGGAGGCTTAGCGCTCAGCCCTACCGATACATTCTGAATGAGCCCTTCAAGTGCAGGGACAGCACACctttcctcatcctcctcatcgcTGCGGAACAAGGACAGGTCGATGCCCGCAACGCCATCCGCCAGACATGGGGAAATGAAAGCGTGGCGATGGGCCTGGGGTTCGTTCGTCTTTTTCTCCTTGGTGCAGGAAAGAGCTCAGACACCTTCCTCCAGAGCAGCATCGAGGAAGAGAGCCGTGTTTACCATGACATCATCCAGCAGGACTATCAGGACACTTACTACAACCTGACCATCAAAACCCTGATGGGCATGAACTGGGTGGCCACCTATTGCCCACATGCCTCCTATGTGATGAAGACAGACAGCGACATGTTTGTCAACACAGAATATCTCATCCAGAAGCTGCTGAAACCAGAGTTGCCTCCCAAGCAGAGGTACTTCACCGGCTACCTGATGAGGGGCTATGCACCAAACCGCAACAAAGACAGTAAGTGGTACATGCCACCAGAGCTGTATCCAAGCGAGCGCTACCCGGTGTTCTGCTCAGGCACGGGGTACGTGTTCTCAGGGGACATGGCTGAGCTGATCTACCAGGCCTCGCTCAGCATACGAAGACTGCACCTGGAGGACGTTTACGTAGGGATCTGCCTAGCGAAGCTACGCGTCGACCCGGTGCCCCCTCCCAACGAGTTCCTCTTCAACCACTGGCGAGTGTCTTACTCCAGTTGTAAGTACAGCCACCTGATCACCTCCCATCAGTTCCAACCCAATGAACTCATCAAGTACTGGAACCACTTGCAGACCAACAAGCACAACGCCTGCATCAATGTGGCCAAGGAAAAGAACGGCAGGTACAGGCACCGAAAGTTCCACGGAGAGAGGCCCCAATGA